From Serinicoccus profundi, the proteins below share one genomic window:
- a CDS encoding flavin reductase family protein has translation MKYDPTREKSPLPYSPFKSCTVPRPIGWLSTISSDGAENLAPYSQWQNLTFDPPMVMFSANQYPDGRRKDTVVNAEETGWFVWNMATWDLREAVNISAMALPAGESEFERAGVRRANADLAPAPMVADSPCHFEVRYLSTHRLPGNSPVGSIDIVFGRVERIHVKDEVVTPEGKLDIPRIRPLARLGY, from the coding sequence GAGCTGCACGGTCCCGCGTCCGATCGGCTGGCTCTCGACGATCAGCAGCGACGGCGCCGAGAACCTCGCGCCCTACAGCCAGTGGCAGAACCTCACGTTCGACCCCCCAATGGTGATGTTCTCAGCGAACCAGTACCCCGACGGCCGCCGCAAGGACACTGTTGTCAACGCCGAGGAGACCGGCTGGTTCGTCTGGAACATGGCCACGTGGGACCTGCGGGAGGCGGTGAACATCAGCGCGATGGCACTGCCGGCCGGTGAGAGTGAGTTCGAGCGCGCCGGGGTCCGGCGGGCCAACGCCGACCTGGCCCCCGCACCGATGGTCGCCGACAGCCCCTGCCACTTCGAGGTCCGCTACCTCTCCACGCACCGCCTTCCGGGCAACTCACCTGTCGGTTCCATCGACATCGTCTTCGGTCGGGTCGAGCGCATCCACGTCAAGGACGAGGTCGTCACACCTGAGGGCAAGCTCGACATCCCGCGCATCAGGCCGCTGGCGCGACTGGGCTACTAA
- a CDS encoding MFS transporter, with product MTTNPDSAVGTGTTLVDTQGHRARDLIAVNAGNTLEWYDWTIYTIFAPYFASQFFRSDDSVSALLATLAVFAVGFITRPLGGWLFGRYADRRGRKTALTLAMAIVAIGSLVIAVAPTYGAVGVLASVILLLARLVQGLAHGGEMGTAVTYLVERAPAGRRALWGSSSWVSVILGTILATLTGLAVTSLLTEAQIESWGWRFAFGLGGILGLYALWLRRQIQETAKVETDAAPAAGPRKPLSERLRPHLSGVAIVMGLSAGGSIMFYTWLIFAPTYAQVARGQDPDSALAAALLAQVVFLVALPLMGLLGDRVGRRPMIIAFGVGFLALSFPLNRMIDGSFGGLFLAMTIALLLLACLFAVNGAVWAEVFPTAVRAAGVAAPLSLATAIFGGTAPYLNTWFASNDLQDVFIWYLMAVTAITLLTGLLAPETRHWKLDRAT from the coding sequence ATGACCACCAATCCCGACAGCGCCGTCGGTACCGGCACCACCCTGGTCGACACCCAGGGGCACCGGGCCCGCGACCTCATCGCCGTCAACGCCGGCAACACCCTCGAGTGGTACGACTGGACGATCTACACCATCTTCGCCCCCTACTTCGCCAGCCAGTTCTTCCGCTCTGACGACTCCGTATCCGCACTACTCGCGACTCTCGCGGTCTTCGCGGTCGGATTCATCACCCGCCCCCTGGGTGGATGGCTCTTCGGCAGGTACGCCGACCGGCGCGGCCGCAAGACCGCACTCACCCTGGCCATGGCCATCGTAGCCATCGGCAGCCTGGTGATCGCCGTAGCACCGACCTACGGCGCAGTCGGCGTGCTGGCCTCGGTCATCCTGCTCCTCGCCCGCCTCGTACAAGGCCTCGCGCACGGAGGCGAGATGGGCACGGCCGTCACCTACCTCGTCGAACGCGCCCCGGCAGGCCGACGCGCACTGTGGGGCAGCTCCTCATGGGTCAGCGTGATCCTCGGCACCATCCTGGCCACCCTCACCGGCCTGGCAGTGACGAGCCTGCTCACCGAGGCACAGATCGAGTCCTGGGGATGGCGATTCGCGTTCGGCCTCGGCGGCATCCTCGGTCTCTACGCCCTGTGGCTGCGCCGCCAGATCCAGGAGACCGCCAAGGTCGAGACGGACGCTGCCCCCGCAGCCGGTCCCCGCAAGCCGCTCTCGGAGCGGCTCCGCCCGCACCTGTCCGGTGTAGCCATCGTGATGGGCCTGTCCGCAGGCGGATCCATCATGTTCTACACCTGGCTGATCTTCGCTCCGACCTACGCCCAGGTTGCCCGCGGTCAGGACCCCGACAGTGCCCTGGCCGCCGCCCTCCTGGCTCAGGTCGTCTTCCTCGTTGCGCTACCACTCATGGGCCTGCTGGGCGACCGAGTGGGCCGCCGGCCCATGATCATCGCCTTCGGAGTCGGGTTCCTGGCCCTGTCGTTCCCGCTCAACCGCATGATCGACGGCAGCTTCGGCGGACTCTTCCTCGCCATGACCATCGCACTGCTGCTGCTCGCATGCCTCTTCGCAGTCAACGGAGCCGTGTGGGCCGAGGTGTTCCCCACCGCAGTCCGCGCCGCCGGCGTCGCAGCGCCGCTCTCCCTGGCCACGGCCATCTTCGGCGGCACCGCGCCCTACCTGAACACCTGGTTCGCCAGCAACGACCTTCAGGACGTCTTCATCTGGTACCTCATGGCCGTCACCGCCATCACCCTGCTCACCGGTCTCCTGGCCCCGGAAACCCGCCACTGGAAACTGGACCGGGCCACCTGA
- a CDS encoding IS3 family transposase — MLRGITRTKGPRTTVPGAGPETRPDLLERDFGAPAPNRVWVADITYCRTFAGWVYAAFVIDVYSRRVVGWQLSKSLRTDLALDALEMGLWTREHAGQDTTGVIAHSDKGVQYLAVRYTQRLAEAGAVASVGSTGDSYDNALAEAFNSLFKAELVRNKGPWKNIDDLEIAVAEYIDWFNHRRLHGQIGLLPPVEFENIYYHHNPAPATADASVQSLHQTRYATLDPQSITVVGGEGSVGASVEWELGGIAPVTRVSGSTRYETTSRLFADYPTGASMAYLASGEHFADALTVSALAAAGGAPVQLSRRFGLMGVTEDALVALDPAAVRLVGGETVLEDFVMQQVQDLLSP; from the coding sequence ATGCTGCGCGGGATCACCCGCACCAAGGGGCCGCGGACCACCGTCCCAGGCGCCGGTCCCGAGACCCGCCCTGACCTACTGGAGCGCGACTTCGGTGCGCCGGCCCCGAACCGGGTCTGGGTCGCTGACATCACCTACTGCCGGACCTTCGCCGGGTGGGTCTACGCCGCGTTCGTCATCGATGTCTACTCCCGGCGGGTGGTCGGCTGGCAGCTGTCCAAGAGTCTGCGTACGGACCTGGCGTTGGACGCCCTGGAGATGGGGCTGTGGACCCGCGAGCACGCTGGCCAGGACACCACCGGAGTCATCGCACATTCGGATAAAGGCGTTCAGTATCTCGCCGTGCGATACACCCAGCGTCTGGCTGAAGCTGGCGCTGTCGCCTCGGTCGGTTCGACAGGCGATTCCTACGACAATGCGTTGGCCGAGGCCTTCAACTCGCTGTTCAAGGCCGAGCTGGTCCGCAACAAAGGCCCATGGAAGAACATCGACGACCTTGAGATCGCGGTCGCGGAGTACATCGACTGGTTCAACCACCGACGCCTCCACGGACAGATCGGACTCCTCCCACCAGTCGAGTTCGAGAACATCTACTACCATCACAACCCCGCACCGGCCACCGCCGACGCGTCAGTTCAGAGCCTCCACCAAACCCGGTACGCGACACTCGACCCCCAGAGCATTACGGTCGTTGGCGGGGAGGGCTCCGTCGGCGCGTCCGTGGAGTGGGAGCTGGGCGGGATCGCCCCGGTCACCCGGGTCTCCGGCAGCACCCGCTACGAGACGACGTCCCGGCTTTTCGCCGACTACCCCACCGGCGCCTCGATGGCCTACCTGGCCTCCGGGGAGCACTTCGCCGATGCCCTCACGGTCTCCGCACTGGCAGCCGCCGGGGGGGCACCTGTCCAGCTGTCCCGCAGATTCGGACTGATGGGTGTCACTGAGGACGCCCTGGTCGCGCTCGACCCCGCCGCAGTCCGGTTGGTCGGTGGCGAGACGGTGCTCGAGGACTTCGTGATGCAACAGGTCCAAGACTTGCTCTCGCCCTGA
- a CDS encoding IS110 family transposase: protein MLSDLADYVIGVDPNRDRITLAIVDARSHAVLATTTLPTTPRGYRESIQWADRHIDTRTRVWSIEGAGSYGAGLLSALTDAAQMVIEFDHPLTPAAKDGAKSDSLDAVRAAREVLGRQSWSTPRAREAREGLRALIAARDSAKVPRTSAINVLRALILTAPADLREELRQLTFTRLLERCRHLGPDSTTDPEISATKRAIRSTAHRVTDLSSEMDELEAAMHALVLRLSPALLQEPGIGTLLAAQILISWSHRGSCPTEAAFARLAGVAPLPATSGQNQTRHRLSRGGDRQLNRALHQAVVIRAKTHPETRAYIDRRVSEGKTKREAIRCAKRYLARHLYRVLEATPSTP from the coding sequence ATGCTGTCCGATCTTGCTGACTACGTCATCGGAGTCGATCCCAATCGGGATCGCATCACCCTGGCCATCGTGGATGCGCGCAGCCACGCCGTCCTGGCCACCACAACGCTCCCCACGACACCGCGCGGGTACCGCGAGTCGATCCAGTGGGCGGATCGTCACATCGACACCCGTACCCGAGTCTGGTCGATCGAAGGCGCTGGCAGCTACGGAGCAGGTCTGCTCAGCGCCCTCACCGACGCCGCGCAGATGGTGATCGAGTTCGACCACCCGCTCACGCCCGCCGCCAAGGACGGCGCCAAGTCCGACAGCCTGGACGCCGTTCGCGCCGCCCGTGAAGTCCTCGGACGTCAGTCCTGGAGCACCCCTCGGGCCCGCGAGGCACGGGAAGGACTGCGTGCGCTGATCGCAGCCCGGGACAGCGCCAAAGTCCCCCGCACGTCAGCCATCAACGTCCTGCGGGCGCTCATTCTGACCGCCCCCGCCGATCTGCGAGAGGAGTTACGACAGCTGACCTTCACCCGGCTGCTCGAGCGGTGCCGCCACCTAGGCCCCGACTCCACCACCGACCCCGAGATCTCCGCGACGAAACGCGCCATCCGCTCTACGGCCCACCGGGTCACCGACCTCAGCAGCGAGATGGACGAACTCGAGGCCGCGATGCACGCCCTCGTCCTGCGGCTCAGTCCCGCACTCCTGCAGGAACCAGGCATCGGCACGCTGCTGGCCGCGCAGATCCTGATCTCCTGGTCACACCGGGGCAGCTGCCCCACCGAAGCAGCCTTCGCCCGCCTGGCCGGCGTCGCGCCACTCCCGGCGACCTCCGGTCAGAACCAGACCCGCCACCGCCTCAGCCGCGGAGGCGACCGACAACTCAACCGCGCCCTCCATCAAGCCGTCGTGATCCGCGCCAAGACCCACCCCGAGACACGCGCCTACATCGACCGCCGCGTCAGCGAGGGAAAGACCAAACGCGAAGCCATCCGCTGCGCCAAGCGCTACCTCGCCCGACACCTCTACCGCGTCCTGGAGGCCACCCCCAGCACCCCTTGA
- the dnaG gene encoding DNA primase, protein MARIKAEDIQVVKERASIEEVVREHVTLRSAGVGAMKGLCPFHDEKTPSFQIRTALGSYHCFGCGVGGDVISFLMEIDHLTFSEAVERLADKLGITLRYDETGPGGRGRGEQAPVGQRTRLMEAHRVAEEFYHEALLRSGEGRKGRDFLRDKGFTGEHATQFMVGYAPREGTALVSHLRLKGFTEEDLVLGGLANRRGRGLSDRFQGRVLWPIRAITGDTVGFGARRLFDDDWSPAKYLNTSETPIYKKTGVLYGLDLAKKAISTERTAVVVEGYTDVMAAHLSGVGTAVATCGTAFGSDHISILRRILRDEAGRAPAKVIFTFDGDAAGQKAAMKAFEQDQRWAAQSYVAVAADGQDPNDLWIATKDAEGEEQGRTVRELVAGATPLFEFAVRTTLAPYDLSEAAQRVQAMRAVAPILAQIKDRTLRPEVIRDVSGWMGIDPDALTTEVHHAATRPAPTTPAARTPDAAAVEGPVAPTLPQPDLRDPVQVAERQLVQVALQFPLAIVPEDMDDLEPEALRAPMHRAVWHAMRQSGGIPGASQRSARGWVEAVLAGTPPPVHPLVHELSVATLPDRLDPESGMPREAFVDWLVLRVRLAGVEQEVADLLGQQSRAPEGSPDKRRLDERLMELHRERARLRSRME, encoded by the coding sequence GTGGCGCGGATCAAGGCCGAGGACATCCAGGTCGTCAAGGAGCGCGCCTCCATCGAGGAGGTCGTCCGCGAGCACGTGACGCTGCGCAGCGCCGGCGTCGGCGCGATGAAGGGCCTGTGCCCCTTCCACGACGAGAAGACCCCCTCCTTCCAGATCCGCACGGCGCTCGGGAGCTACCACTGCTTCGGGTGCGGCGTGGGTGGCGACGTCATCTCCTTCCTCATGGAGATCGACCACCTCACCTTCTCCGAGGCGGTGGAGCGGCTGGCCGACAAGCTCGGGATCACGCTGCGGTATGACGAGACCGGGCCGGGCGGTCGAGGTCGCGGTGAGCAGGCGCCGGTCGGGCAGCGCACCCGGCTCATGGAGGCCCACCGGGTCGCCGAGGAGTTCTACCACGAGGCGCTGCTGCGCTCGGGTGAGGGACGCAAGGGGCGGGACTTCCTGCGCGACAAGGGCTTCACCGGCGAGCACGCGACACAGTTCATGGTCGGGTATGCCCCGCGCGAGGGCACCGCGCTCGTCTCGCACCTGCGGCTCAAGGGCTTCACCGAGGAGGATCTGGTGCTCGGTGGCCTGGCCAACCGTCGGGGGCGGGGCCTGTCGGACCGCTTCCAGGGCCGGGTGCTCTGGCCGATCCGGGCGATCACCGGTGACACCGTGGGTTTCGGCGCGCGGCGGCTCTTCGACGACGACTGGAGCCCGGCGAAGTACCTCAACACCTCCGAGACCCCGATCTACAAGAAGACCGGCGTGCTCTACGGCCTCGACCTCGCCAAGAAGGCGATCTCGACCGAGCGGACGGCGGTCGTGGTCGAGGGCTACACCGACGTCATGGCCGCGCACCTGTCCGGCGTCGGCACGGCGGTCGCGACCTGCGGCACGGCCTTCGGCAGCGACCACATCTCGATCCTGCGGCGGATCCTGCGGGACGAGGCGGGCCGCGCCCCGGCCAAGGTCATCTTCACCTTCGACGGGGACGCCGCCGGGCAGAAGGCCGCGATGAAGGCCTTCGAGCAGGACCAGCGGTGGGCGGCGCAGTCCTACGTCGCGGTCGCCGCCGACGGCCAGGACCCGAACGACCTGTGGATCGCCACCAAGGACGCCGAGGGGGAGGAGCAGGGCCGCACCGTCCGCGAGCTCGTCGCGGGGGCGACCCCGCTCTTCGAGTTCGCGGTGCGGACCACCCTGGCGCCCTACGACCTGTCCGAGGCCGCGCAGCGGGTGCAGGCCATGCGGGCGGTGGCGCCGATCCTCGCCCAGATCAAGGACCGCACCCTGCGCCCGGAGGTCATCAGGGACGTGTCCGGGTGGATGGGCATCGACCCCGACGCGCTCACGACCGAGGTGCACCACGCGGCGACCCGACCGGCACCGACCACCCCGGCGGCGCGGACGCCGGACGCCGCCGCGGTGGAGGGTCCGGTGGCCCCGACCCTGCCCCAGCCCGACCTGCGCGACCCGGTCCAGGTCGCCGAGCGTCAGCTCGTCCAGGTCGCGCTGCAGTTCCCCTTGGCCATCGTCCCCGAGGACATGGACGACCTGGAGCCCGAGGCGTTGCGGGCGCCCATGCACCGGGCGGTCTGGCACGCGATGCGGCAGTCCGGCGGCATACCTGGGGCGTCGCAGCGCAGTGCGCGGGGGTGGGTGGAGGCCGTCCTGGCAGGCACCCCACCGCCGGTGCACCCGCTCGTGCACGAGCTGTCGGTGGCGACGCTGCCGGACCGTCTCGACCCGGAGAGCGGTATGCCGCGTGAGGCCTTCGTCGACTGGCTCGTCCTGCGGGTGCGGCTGGCCGGGGTCGAGCAGGAGGTCGCCGACCTCCTGGGGCAGCAGTCGCGGGCGCCGGAGGGCAGCCCGGACAAGCGCCGGCTGGACGAGCGGCTCATGGAGCTGCACCGCGAACGGGCCCGCTTGCGGTCCAGGATGGAGTGA
- a CDS encoding DHA2 family efflux MFS transporter permease subunit produces the protein MNSEETPVRSASATDAPPTSPDVAELDPRRVRLVISVLTAAAFVVILNETLMLNALPPLMDAFGVDARAGQWLTTGFLLTMAVVIPMTGWLLQRLSIRTAFVLAMSVFLIGTATAALAPTFGVLLAGRIVQASGTAVMMPLLMTTIMTMVPLHRRGAVMGNLSLAISVAPAMGPPVSGLILQFASWRWIFGLVLPIALLMLIAGARLLRGSEPGRAAHLDVLSAVLTALGFGGLVYGLSSFGEGAGGGINPFAALGVGLVALVAFVWRQRSLIRRGNGSVFLDLRALRIPRYAVTFALMCLAFMALIGGMLLLPILLQQVRGFGTLASGLVLMPGGLAMGLLGPTVGRLYDRLGPRPLVVPGAIGLVAGMAGMAIFAAVAPLWGLVGLHMLISISLSFLFTPCFTAGLGSLPTHLYSHGSAMLGAGQQVAAAAGTALVVTVMEVRSHQLAGQGLTETAATSGGIGAGLLVATAVTVGVLALALFVRAPRPDGEASETPTAASGAAPTATSSEPEPTAYPEPVA, from the coding sequence ATGAACTCCGAGGAGACCCCTGTGCGCTCTGCGTCCGCCACCGACGCGCCACCGACCAGCCCCGACGTCGCTGAGCTCGACCCACGTCGGGTGCGGCTGGTCATCAGCGTCCTCACGGCCGCAGCCTTCGTCGTCATCCTCAACGAGACGCTCATGCTCAACGCGCTGCCGCCCCTCATGGACGCCTTCGGCGTCGACGCGCGCGCCGGGCAGTGGCTGACCACCGGCTTCCTGCTCACCATGGCCGTCGTCATCCCCATGACCGGCTGGCTGCTGCAGCGGCTGAGCATCAGGACCGCCTTCGTGCTCGCGATGAGCGTCTTCCTCATCGGCACGGCGACCGCAGCCCTGGCGCCGACCTTCGGGGTCCTTCTCGCAGGCCGCATCGTGCAGGCCAGCGGCACCGCCGTGATGATGCCGCTGCTCATGACGACGATCATGACCATGGTGCCGCTGCACCGCCGCGGCGCCGTCATGGGCAACCTCAGCCTGGCGATCTCCGTCGCCCCCGCGATGGGCCCGCCCGTCTCCGGCCTCATCCTGCAGTTCGCCTCCTGGCGGTGGATCTTCGGGCTGGTCCTGCCGATCGCGCTGCTCATGCTCATCGCCGGTGCGCGGCTCCTGCGTGGCAGCGAGCCCGGCCGCGCCGCCCACCTCGACGTGCTCAGCGCCGTGCTCACCGCCCTCGGCTTCGGCGGCCTGGTCTACGGCCTCAGCTCCTTCGGTGAGGGCGCCGGCGGCGGCATCAACCCGTTTGCCGCGCTCGGTGTCGGCCTGGTCGCCCTGGTCGCCTTCGTTTGGCGGCAACGGTCGCTCATCCGTCGCGGGAACGGATCCGTCTTCCTCGACCTGCGGGCACTGCGCATCCCCCGGTATGCCGTGACCTTCGCGCTCATGTGCCTCGCCTTCATGGCGCTCATCGGCGGGATGTTGCTCCTGCCGATCCTGCTGCAGCAGGTGCGCGGCTTCGGCACCCTGGCCTCCGGCCTGGTGCTCATGCCGGGTGGGCTGGCGATGGGTCTGCTCGGCCCGACCGTGGGCCGGCTCTACGACCGGCTCGGGCCGCGCCCGCTCGTCGTGCCCGGCGCCATCGGCCTGGTCGCCGGCATGGCCGGGATGGCGATCTTCGCCGCGGTCGCACCGTTGTGGGGCCTCGTCGGCCTGCACATGCTCATCAGCATCTCGCTGTCCTTCCTCTTCACGCCGTGCTTCACGGCCGGGCTGGGCTCGCTGCCGACGCATCTGTACTCGCACGGCAGCGCGATGCTCGGTGCGGGTCAGCAGGTGGCGGCCGCCGCCGGGACCGCGCTCGTCGTCACGGTCATGGAGGTCCGCAGCCACCAGCTGGCGGGCCAGGGCCTGACCGAGACCGCCGCCACCAGCGGCGGCATCGGCGCCGGGCTGCTCGTCGCGACCGCGGTGACGGTGGGCGTGCTCGCTCTCGCGCTGTTCGTCCGCGCACCGCGCCCGGACGGTGAGGCGTCGGAGACCCCGACCGCGGCGTCCGGGGCGGCGCCGACGGCGACGTCAAGCGAGCCGGAGCCCACGGCATACCCCGAGCCCGTAGCCTGA
- the ligD gene encoding non-homologous end-joining DNA ligase: MPSRAASPATEIEVGGRAVRISNPDRVYFPELGLTKLDLAHYYLSVGDGIVGALRERPCMMHRFPDGITGERVHQKRLPRGAPDWMETVHVTFPRWNRTADELCVTELAQVIWSVQMSCVEFHPWNSRRGHVEQPDEWRIDLDPGEECDFATVRRVAVVAQEVLGELGAVGWPKTTGSHGLHVYVRIPPEHGFTDVRRAALSFAREVERRTEEATTVWWRKDRDPRRVFVDFNQNARDHTIASAYSVRATPDARVSAPLRWEEVPDCEPGDFTVRTMPDRYAELGDLHAGIDDPDSVFDLATLLEWAERDEAQGAPSVDDVDDADDTDAS; encoded by the coding sequence ATGCCGAGCCGCGCCGCGAGTCCCGCCACCGAGATCGAGGTCGGCGGGCGCGCGGTGCGGATCTCCAACCCGGACCGGGTCTACTTCCCCGAGCTGGGGCTGACCAAGCTCGACCTGGCGCACTACTACCTGTCCGTCGGGGACGGGATCGTGGGGGCGCTGCGCGAGCGGCCCTGCATGATGCACCGGTTCCCGGACGGCATCACCGGTGAGCGCGTCCACCAGAAGCGGCTGCCGCGCGGCGCGCCGGACTGGATGGAGACCGTGCACGTCACCTTCCCCCGGTGGAACCGCACGGCCGACGAGCTGTGCGTGACCGAGCTGGCGCAGGTGATCTGGTCGGTGCAGATGAGTTGCGTGGAGTTCCACCCGTGGAACAGCCGGCGCGGCCACGTGGAGCAGCCGGACGAGTGGCGGATCGACCTCGACCCCGGCGAGGAGTGCGACTTCGCGACAGTGCGCCGCGTGGCCGTCGTCGCCCAGGAGGTGCTCGGCGAGCTCGGTGCGGTGGGCTGGCCGAAAACCACCGGCTCGCACGGGCTGCATGTCTACGTCCGGATCCCGCCGGAGCACGGCTTCACCGACGTCCGCCGGGCCGCGCTCTCCTTCGCCCGCGAGGTGGAGCGTCGCACCGAGGAGGCGACGACCGTGTGGTGGCGCAAGGACCGCGACCCGCGCCGGGTCTTCGTCGACTTCAACCAGAACGCCCGGGACCACACGATCGCGAGCGCCTACAGCGTGCGGGCGACGCCGGACGCCCGGGTGTCGGCGCCGCTGCGGTGGGAGGAGGTGCCGGACTGCGAGCCGGGCGACTTCACCGTGCGCACGATGCCTGACAGGTATGCCGAGCTCGGCGACCTGCACGCCGGCATCGACGACCCCGACTCCGTGTTCGACCTCGCCACGCTGCTGGAGTGGGCCGAGCGCGACGAGGCCCAGGGCGCCCCGAGCGTCGACGACGTCGACGACGCGGACGACACCGACGCGTCCTGA
- a CDS encoding AMIN-like domain-containing (lipo)protein, whose translation MNADVRDLLEGAARLDGDESVTAEAPWTAGRRRRTRRRVGGAVVGSALTLAAVGLVWQTGVVGGGEGSGQGVAAEFPDGGTTFVFAASGVSGADPSTISAVTPVAADDLEGTTWVLREELWRGGDAAAVVGSGAPTELAFGDAGWGVSVDACGEATVQGPLTLEPDGAFVAPALGTTDIGCPPEVQAAEDFWMEALAGGGSIHRLGAESAGLLLVTVRAPALDEPVALSEPPAPVTEEPDETATASDDPDEVASENPDEVAAPAPSQPRPTQPDPATPTETSQPEPVAPEPTVPGPPAAPEPEPEPEPAQPTVDPTPVIPTVEPGVGVEPGGGSGPGLPWNPPEARTEGGGGLAGGSGLYAPSLRAGLNDGFDRVVIDLTAAPGTAAGSPAWLASYEPSPTRDGSGAPAGVAGDSVLQLVLAGMPYPEPGDPVYDAGDYGLDTHSLAAVVEVIRTTPFEGQLQVFVGMQGEPRPYRVFVLENPLRLVVDIQTP comes from the coding sequence ATGAATGCCGATGTGCGCGACCTGCTGGAGGGTGCTGCGCGCCTGGACGGTGACGAGTCGGTCACCGCGGAGGCGCCGTGGACCGCCGGTCGTCGCCGCCGCACGCGGCGCCGGGTCGGGGGAGCGGTGGTCGGGAGCGCACTCACCCTCGCCGCCGTGGGGCTGGTCTGGCAGACAGGGGTCGTGGGCGGAGGCGAGGGCTCCGGGCAGGGAGTCGCCGCGGAGTTCCCCGACGGCGGCACCACCTTCGTCTTCGCCGCGTCGGGCGTGTCCGGTGCGGACCCGTCGACCATCTCGGCCGTGACGCCGGTGGCCGCCGACGACCTGGAGGGCACGACCTGGGTGCTGCGCGAGGAGCTGTGGCGGGGTGGCGACGCTGCGGCCGTCGTGGGGTCGGGTGCGCCGACGGAGCTGGCCTTCGGTGACGCCGGCTGGGGAGTCTCGGTGGACGCGTGCGGCGAGGCCACCGTGCAGGGGCCGTTGACCCTCGAGCCGGACGGCGCCTTCGTCGCGCCTGCCCTGGGCACCACCGACATCGGGTGTCCTCCGGAGGTCCAGGCCGCCGAGGACTTCTGGATGGAGGCGCTGGCCGGGGGCGGGTCGATCCACCGGCTCGGTGCTGAGTCGGCGGGGCTGCTGCTCGTGACCGTCCGTGCGCCCGCGCTCGACGAGCCGGTGGCCCTGAGCGAGCCTCCGGCGCCGGTCACCGAGGAGCCCGACGAGACCGCCACCGCATCTGATGACCCGGACGAGGTCGCGTCCGAGAACCCGGACGAGGTCGCCGCACCGGCGCCCAGCCAGCCGCGGCCCACGCAGCCCGACCCGGCGACGCCGACGGAGACGAGCCAGCCGGAGCCCGTCGCGCCGGAGCCGACCGTGCCCGGGCCGCCTGCGGCCCCCGAGCCCGAGCCGGAACCCGAACCTGCGCAGCCGACGGTCGACCCGACCCCCGTCATACCCACCGTGGAGCCGGGGGTGGGGGTCGAGCCCGGGGGCGGGTCCGGCCCCGGGCTGCCCTGGAACCCGCCCGAGGCGCGCACCGAGGGCGGTGGCGGCCTGGCGGGTGGGAGCGGTCTCTATGCCCCCTCGCTCCGGGCCGGGCTGAACGACGGCTTCGACCGGGTCGTGATCGACCTCACCGCTGCTCCGGGGACCGCCGCCGGCTCACCGGCCTGGTTGGCCTCCTACGAGCCGTCGCCCACTCGGGACGGCTCCGGCGCCCCGGCCGGGGTGGCGGGCGACAGCGTGCTGCAGCTCGTGCTCGCCGGGATGCCCTACCCCGAGCCCGGGGACCCGGTCTACGACGCGGGCGACTACGGGCTCGACACGCACTCCCTGGCCGCCGTCGTCGAGGTCATCCGGACGACGCCCTTCGAGGGCCAGCTGCAGGTCTTCGTCGGGATGCAGGGCGAGCCGCGGCCCTACCGCGTCTTCGTGCTGGAGAACCCGCTGCGCCTCGTCGTCGACATCCAGACCCCCTGA
- a CDS encoding SigE family RNA polymerase sigma factor has protein sequence MLTADPAYSEFVQARGPRLRRAAYLLCGDADLAEDLLQEALIALAEKWEGVDNPDGFVRRVIYRRRVSWWRKVRREVTSDRLPDTGIPDGAEQRARDDEVHAALRTLPPRQRAALVLRYFEDLTEAQTAEVMGIRPGTVKSLSHHAIARLRDELGSQVLAGAEEKESLA, from the coding sequence GTGCTGACGGCCGACCCCGCCTACAGCGAGTTCGTGCAGGCCCGGGGCCCTCGGCTGCGCCGGGCGGCCTACCTCCTGTGCGGTGATGCCGACCTCGCCGAGGACCTGCTGCAGGAGGCCCTCATCGCGCTCGCCGAGAAGTGGGAGGGCGTGGACAACCCGGACGGCTTCGTCCGGCGGGTCATCTACCGCCGCCGGGTGTCGTGGTGGCGCAAGGTGCGCCGTGAGGTGACGAGCGACCGGCTGCCGGACACCGGCATACCGGATGGTGCCGAGCAGCGTGCCAGGGACGACGAGGTGCATGCGGCGCTGCGGACGTTGCCGCCCCGGCAGCGGGCGGCGCTGGTGCTGCGTTACTTCGAGGACCTGACGGAGGCGCAGACGGCGGAGGTGATGGGCATCCGCCCTGGCACGGTGAAGAGCCTGTCGCACCACGCGATCGCCCGGCTCCGCGATGAGCTCGGGTCACAGGTGCTCGCGGGCGCCGAGGAGAAGGAGAGTCTGGCATGA